A genomic region of Sander vitreus isolate 19-12246 unplaced genomic scaffold, sanVit1 ctg265_0, whole genome shotgun sequence contains the following coding sequences:
- the LOC144513495 gene encoding uncharacterized protein LOC144513495 isoform X2: MTSPQKKPRRRGVQRHCCQHCDKSFTTSGYLKIHQRVHTGDNPYSCDQCGAAFRQQSHLKRHQRIHTGDTPYSCDQCGAAFIQQSHLKSHQHIHTGDKPYSCDQCGAAFTQQGTLKSHQHIHTGDKPYSCDQCGAAFTQQGTLKRHQRIHTGDKPYSCDQCGAAFIQQSHLKSHQHIHTGDKPYSCDQCGAAFTDQSYLKRHQLIHTGDKPYSCDQCGAAFTQQGTLKRHQLIHTGEKPYSCDQCGKTFSHSSHLKKHQRLHTAS, translated from the exons ATGACTTCTCCACAAAAG AAACCGAGAAGAAGAGGAGTCCAACGTCACTGCTGTCAGCACTGTGACAAATCCTTCACAACATCAGGATATTTAAAGATTCATCAGAGAGTTCATACTGGAGACAACCcatacagctgtgatcaatgtggggcagctttcagaCAACAGAGTCACCTAAAAAGACATCAACGCATTCATACTGGAGACACAccttacagctgtgatcaatgtggggcagctttcataCAACAGAGTCACCTAAAAAGTCATcaacacattcatactggagaCAAAccttacagctgtgatcaatgtggggcagctttcacacaacAGGGTACCCTAAAAAGTCATcaacacattcatactggagaCAAAccttacagctgtgatcaatgtggggcagctttcacacaacAGGGTACCCTAAAAAgacatcaacgcattcacactggagacaaaccttacagctgtgatcaatgtggggcagctttcataCAACAGAGTCACCTAAAAAGTCATcaacacattcatactggagaCAAAccttacagctgtgatcaatgtggggcagctttcacagaCCAGAGTTACCTAAAAAGACATCAactcattcacactggagacaaaccttacagctgtgatcaatgtggggcagctttcacacaacAGGGTACCCTAAAAAGACATCAactcattcacactggagagaagccgtacagctgtgatcaatgtgggaaGACGTTTTCTCACAGTAGTCACCTTAAAAAACACCAGCGCCTCCACACCGCCTCGTAG
- the LOC144513495 gene encoding uncharacterized protein LOC144513495 isoform X1, with amino-acid sequence MTSPQKKWKGRGEKRQHCDKSFTNSTSLKIHQRVHTGEKPYSCDQCGAAFTLQSHLKKHQRIHTGEKPYRCDLCGTVFTQRGHLKSHQRIHTGEKPYSCDQCGETFSHSGVLKRHQRIHTGEKPYSCEHCGETFSQSSNLKSHQRIHTGEKPYSCEHCSETFSRGSTLKSHQRIHTGEKPYWCEQCGKMFSQSNNLKSHQRVHTGEKPYQCEQCGKTFSESGVLKSHQRIHTGEKPYSCDQCGETFSQSSSLKCHQRLHTGEKPYSCDQCGETFSRGDTLKKHQRIHTASL; translated from the exons ATGACTTCTCCACAAAAG aaatggaaaggaagaggagaaaaacgTCAGCACTGTGACAAATCCTTCACAAATTCAACCTCTTTAAAGATTCATCAGAgagttcacactggagagaaaccttacagctgtgatcaatgtggggcagctttcacactaCAGAGTCACCTAAAAAAACATCAACGCATtcatactggagagaaacctTACCGCTGTGATCTATGTGGGACAGTTTTCACTCAACGGGGACACCTAAAAAGccatcaacgcattcacactggagagaagccatacagctgtgatcaatgtggggaaACTTTTTCTCATAGTGGTGTCCTTAAAAGACACcagcgcattcacactggagagaagccgtacagctgtgaacATTGTGGGGAAACGTTTTCTCAAAGTAGTAACCTTAAATCTCACCAGCGCATccacactggagagaaaccgTACAGCTGTGAACATTGTAGTGAAACTTTTTCTCGTGGTAGTACCCTTAAATCTCACcagcgcattcacactggagagaagccgtactggtgtgaacaatgtgggaaaatGTTTTCTCAGAGTAATAACCTTAAATCTCACCAACgcgttcacactggagagaagccgtaccagtgtgaacaatgtgggaaaaccTTTTCTGAAAGTGGTGTCCTTAAATCTCACCAACGCatccacactggagagaagccgtacagctgtgatcaatgtggggaaACGTTTTCTCAGAGTAGTAGCCTTAAATGTCACCAGCGccttcacactggagagaagccgtacagctgtgatcaatgtggtgAAACCTTTTCTCGTGGTGATACCCTTAAAAAACACCAGCGCATTCACACTGCCTCATTGTGA